DNA from Ancylothrix sp. D3o:
AATCGCGTGTGTAGCTTAGATAAAACTGAAGTGGCGGAGCTCGATTTATCAGAGCAACTCGTTGCTTTACGTCAGCTAGGGTTAGTTCGACGAGGGGCGGACAATAATGTTTCCCTTACCGGGACCTTCGTAAATTTCAACATGAGCTACTCGTCCAGTACCTTGATAAAATCTAACTTCTGCTCTGGAGCGTGATGGCATTGAGCGCCAATTACCATTTCCTGAATTATTCAGAGTGGTAATAAAACCATCATCCCAACGAATCACAATTTGACTTGAACTCTGCGAAATCGAACAGCCAATTGATTCTGCTTGAGGTTGGTTCTGTCCGTAAAAGCTGCAACTTGAACGATAATTATTGCTCTGTCTCATTCTCTCCTCGGCTTGAGCATCGCTGCTGAAAGCAATCGCAGATGCCAGCAGCAAATTTCCCACCAAAACCCATTTCTGTAAAAAACTTGAACTTAGTCTCATAGGATTGTCTGCAAGAATTATCAGAGCTTTATTAGCCTTGAGCCACTCTAACACCGCAGCCTTCGTTCCTACAGTGAGAAAAAGTTACAAAAAGTAGCATCTTTGGGGGTGTGGTAGAATCAGCGGAAATTCGATGGCTAGGATAGCGGACTGACTCCTGCTGTCACGAGGTTGCAGCAGACCGGCTAAGGTATGCCACCTCCTCCTAACCCTGGCTGAGAGTACCATAACAACGTTGGAGTGGACTTGATAGATGAAGGTTGAGGAAGCACGGGCGCTTGTGGAAACCGTTCTTGAGGACGAGCGCCTCAACAACGTTCAAGAGTTGATATTTCGGCAATGTTGGGAAGGAAGGCATTCCTATCAAGAAATTGCTCAAGTCGCTGGATACGATTATGAATATATCAAGGCCACAGGCGCTAAACTCTGGAAGTTACTCACAGAAGCCTTTGGAGAAAAAGTCAAAAAAAGTAATCTCCAGTCTGTACTGAAGCGATATTTACGCCGGCATCACATAACTTTACAGCAAAATAAGGGAACAGGATTCAATCTCAGCGGCTCAAACTTAAGTGGAGCTAGGCTTTTCTTTGCTAACATCAAAGAATCCGACTCCTGTCAAGCAAATTTCTACAAGGATAAAAGACAGGATGATAAAACTGAGTTGGAGCAAGAGAAGATAAAAGCTGAACCGGCGGTAAACCCGAACGCGAATTCTCCTGCTGAAAAACTCACTCATATTTGGAACGGTTGGCAGTTTCATTCAGCAGGAGAGGTGAGCATTGCCGAGGCACTCAATCGCGCCGGCGTGCTCTTTTTCCCCAAAGCTACGGCTCGTTTGACGACTCCCGACGGCAAGCAAAACCAAGACCTTCATTTTCTCATCTGTTACGAAGGCAAATTAGGCATTCTGGCGGTGGATCTGGCAGAGGAGGATCAGGAGACGGCAACCGATGGAATTCTCCAATCTCAGGGTATCCGCATTATCCAGCATTACGACGTTAACGAATGTACCGTAGAACCCCAGCGAGTCGTGCTGGAGTTTTTACAGCTTTTGAGTCAGGCATAAAAATCAAGCGGGAAATTTCACTATCCAGTGCCTAAACTCTGAGCACATTCCCGCATTGGAAGGGCGTATGTCACACCGGCTGCGTCAACAGCTTACTTAGTTCCCGATGCGCGAATTACCCTCACAATTTTTAGGACTTGCACAGAACTCTACCAGCTTCTTGAGCGTTATTAACGCACCCTACTTTGCCGGCACCTTTTTAACCACAGAAAGTACACCCCTTTCAAAATAGTTGGAGTTTCTATTTTTTCCGCTTCTTTAAATCCTCAAATCTTCCTCTTTCATTCCACCGGCCCCAAAAAATCTCTACCCCAAAAAACGCTCAATTAAACCCTCTACACTTTGCCGATATCCCCTCTCCCACCTCTGGCAAAAAGCCACACTTGATGATGGGAAAGGGGGCCAAAACATAACCTAAAAAAACCGTTTTCTCATTAACTCTTCCGCCAGCCGTTTTTCCCGATCAAAACTCAATAAACGCTTGCGAAAACCCACCAACATATCATTCACCGTCTCCAAATCCATCAAAAACGCATCGTGACCGTGAATAGAATGTAAAATTTTCAACGAAGCATTCGGAATTAAATTCCCAAGTTCGTATTGTTCCTCCGGCAAATAAAGCACATCCGAATCAATCGCCACCATCAAAGTCGGCTGTTTTATACTTCCCAAAACCGCCTCAAATTCACCCCGCCCACGCCCCAAATCGTGCGTATCCATCGCCTTCGTTAAAGTAATATAGCAATTCGCATCAAAACGCTCAACCAACTTCTCCCCGTGATGATGCAAATAACTTTGCATTGCAAACAAGTTTTCTGATGGCTTATCAGATTGCAAATTACGCCCAAACCGCGCCTCAAAACTAGCTCTTGTGCGGTACATACACATCGCCATCATCCGCGCTGCACCCAATCCAGCCGCCGGCGGATTTTCTATTGTATAATATCCTCCTCGCCAATACGGATCTGCATATATCGCCTGACGCTGCGCCTCACTTAACCCTATACACCACGCGGAATGTCGCCCCGAAACTGCCATTGGGGCTATGGCTTCCACCACATCAGGATACATCACAGCCCACTCAAGCACCTGCATCCCGCCAAGAGAACCGCCAATAACCATTTTCAGCCGTTCTATCCCCAACCCCTTGACCAGCAACGCCTGTACGCGCACCATATCCCGAATAGTAATTGCCGGAAAATCAGGGCCATAAGGACATCCAGTTGCGGGATTCACCGAAATCGGGCTGGTTGTCCCATAACAACTTCCTAAAATATTGCTACAAATCACAAAATCATTTTCTAAATCAAACGTCTTACCAGCGCCAAACAATGACCCCCACCAGTTATCAACATCCGCATTGCCGGTTAAAGCATGACAAACCAAAATTGCATTATCCCCGGTAAATCGGCCCCACGTTCGGTAAGCCACCCGCACCCCACTTAAAACCTCCCCCGACTCCAACAAAACCGGCTCAGGAACCTCATAAAACTTCGTTTCCGGCGAAACAAACCCCTGATATCTCAT
Protein-coding regions in this window:
- the metX gene encoding homoserine O-acetyltransferase, with product MMRYQGFVSPETKFYEVPEPVLLESGEVLSGVRVAYRTWGRFTGDNAILVCHALTGNADVDNWWGSLFGAGKTFDLENDFVICSNILGSCYGTTSPISVNPATGCPYGPDFPAITIRDMVRVQALLVKGLGIERLKMVIGGSLGGMQVLEWAVMYPDVVEAIAPMAVSGRHSAWCIGLSEAQRQAIYADPYWRGGYYTIENPPAAGLGAARMMAMCMYRTRASFEARFGRNLQSDKPSENLFAMQSYLHHHGEKLVERFDANCYITLTKAMDTHDLGRGRGEFEAVLGSIKQPTLMVAIDSDVLYLPEEQYELGNLIPNASLKILHSIHGHDAFLMDLETVNDMLVGFRKRLLSFDREKRLAEELMRKRFF